The following proteins are encoded in a genomic region of Hymenobacter siberiensis:
- a CDS encoding NAD(P)/FAD-dependent oxidoreductase has product MPNTISTDICIIGAGPVGLFAVFEAGLLKLRCHVVDALPQPGGQLSEIYPKKPIYDIPGFPEILAGDLVDNLMKQIKPFHPTFTLGERVERFAKLDDGSFQLFTTDGTEIHCKAVAIAGGLGSFEPRKPAVENLENFEGGKGVHYMVRDPESFRDKKIVIAGGGDSALDWTNFLANVASDVTLVHRGTTFRGAADSAEKVQKLHESGKIRLVLSSNVTHLHGNGTLKEVTITGNDGKAETVPLDCFIPLFGLTPKLGPIGEWGLEIENDAVKVNTLDYSTSLPGVFAIGDINTYPGKLKLILCGFHEAALMCQGAFKYIFPDKKYTLKYTTVNGAPSM; this is encoded by the coding sequence ATGCCCAACACGATTTCAACCGATATCTGCATCATCGGGGCCGGCCCGGTCGGCCTGTTCGCCGTTTTCGAAGCCGGTTTGCTCAAGCTCCGCTGCCATGTGGTTGATGCGCTGCCCCAGCCCGGTGGCCAGCTCTCCGAAATTTATCCCAAGAAGCCGATTTACGACATCCCGGGTTTTCCCGAGATTCTGGCCGGCGACCTCGTCGATAATCTGATGAAGCAGATTAAGCCCTTCCACCCCACCTTCACGCTGGGCGAGCGGGTGGAGCGGTTTGCCAAGCTCGACGATGGCTCGTTCCAGCTGTTCACCACCGATGGCACCGAGATTCACTGCAAGGCCGTAGCCATTGCCGGCGGCCTGGGCTCGTTCGAGCCCCGCAAGCCAGCCGTCGAAAACCTGGAAAACTTCGAGGGTGGCAAAGGCGTGCACTACATGGTGCGCGACCCCGAGAGCTTCCGCGACAAGAAAATCGTGATTGCCGGCGGCGGCGACTCGGCCCTCGACTGGACCAACTTCCTGGCCAATGTGGCTTCCGACGTCACGCTCGTGCACCGGGGCACCACCTTCCGGGGCGCGGCCGACTCGGCCGAGAAAGTGCAGAAGCTGCACGAATCCGGCAAAATCAGGCTCGTGCTCAGCTCCAACGTTACGCACCTGCACGGCAACGGCACGCTGAAGGAAGTGACCATCACCGGCAACGATGGCAAGGCCGAAACCGTGCCGCTCGACTGCTTCATTCCCCTCTTCGGCCTCACGCCCAAGCTCGGCCCCATCGGCGAGTGGGGCCTCGAAATCGAGAACGACGCGGTGAAAGTGAACACGCTCGACTACAGCACCTCGCTGCCCGGCGTATTCGCCATCGGCGACATCAACACTTACCCCGGCAAGCTAAAGCTCATCCTCTGCGGCTTCCACGAAGCCGCCCTGATGTGCCAGGGCGCGTTCAAATACATTTTCCCCGACAAGAAGTACACCCTCAAGTACACGACCGTGAACGGGGCACCCTCTATGTGA
- a CDS encoding 2Fe-2S iron-sulfur cluster-binding protein, with translation MEEDIRIYVEEAPGQRREIIAPTDMGLSLMEVLKADGYDIQATCGGMALCATCHVEVLAGPALPEPQDAELDMLETLPVVHEGSRLSCQIRLTPCVDGLVVRLAPTGA, from the coding sequence ATGGAAGAAGACATCCGCATCTACGTCGAGGAAGCGCCCGGCCAGCGCCGCGAAATAATTGCTCCCACCGACATGGGCCTGAGCCTGATGGAAGTGCTCAAAGCTGATGGCTACGACATTCAGGCGACTTGTGGCGGCATGGCCCTGTGCGCCACCTGCCACGTGGAGGTGCTGGCCGGCCCCGCCCTGCCCGAGCCCCAGGATGCCGAGCTCGACATGCTCGAAACCCTGCCCGTGGTGCACGAAGGCTCGCGCCTGAGCTGCCAGATTCGCCTCACGCCCTGCGTGGATGGGCTGGTGGTGCGCCTGGCCCCCACGGGCGCTTAG
- a CDS encoding anti-sigma factor family protein has protein sequence MLRLINCQHATLLIEQRQDPVMPQRERASLWLHLHLCPYCKRYSRQSILITEWAWASAAGRVQAGPGLSAAAKERMREQLVAAG, from the coding sequence ATGTTACGACTTATCAACTGCCAGCATGCCACCCTGCTCATCGAGCAGCGCCAGGACCCGGTAATGCCGCAGCGCGAGCGTGCCAGCCTGTGGCTGCACCTGCACCTGTGCCCCTATTGCAAGCGCTACTCCCGGCAGTCTATCCTGATTACCGAATGGGCCTGGGCCTCGGCTGCCGGCCGCGTGCAGGCTGGCCCGGGGTTGTCGGCTGCCGCCAAGGAGCGCATGCGCGAGCAGCTGGTGGCGGCCGGATAA
- a CDS encoding sigma-70 family RNA polymerase sigma factor has protein sequence MTPATPVPAEWPARFGDELYRFALSRVSDSEVAEELVQETFLSALASLVTFRADASERTWLFVILRRKIIDHYRRQTRAPHVGLDALHDGGATEADYFNPANGHWTGPQAPASWLRADAALEQQELHEILRLCQERLPPQQGAVFAMRFVEELSAEEICQELGLTASNYWVIVHRAKLQLRRCLEKHGMGKN, from the coding sequence ATGACTCCAGCCACCCCCGTACCGGCCGAATGGCCTGCCCGCTTCGGCGACGAGCTTTACCGCTTTGCCCTGAGCCGCGTTTCCGATTCGGAGGTCGCCGAAGAACTGGTACAGGAAACCTTTCTCAGCGCCCTGGCCAGTCTGGTCACTTTCCGCGCCGATGCTTCGGAACGAACCTGGCTGTTTGTGATTCTGCGCCGCAAAATCATCGACCACTACCGCCGGCAGACCCGCGCCCCCCACGTCGGCCTCGATGCCCTCCACGACGGCGGGGCTACGGAAGCTGATTATTTCAACCCCGCCAACGGCCACTGGACCGGCCCGCAGGCCCCCGCCAGCTGGCTCCGGGCCGATGCCGCCCTGGAGCAGCAGGAGCTGCACGAAATCCTGCGCCTGTGCCAGGAGCGGCTCCCGCCGCAGCAAGGCGCCGTATTTGCCATGCGCTTCGTGGAGGAATTATCGGCCGAGGAAATTTGTCAGGAACTGGGCCTGACTGCGTCTAACTACTGGGTTATCGTGCATCGGGCCAAGCTGCAGCTGCGCCGCTGCCTCGAAAAACACGGCATGGGCAAAAACTAA
- a CDS encoding DUF1223 domain-containing protein — protein sequence MLGSWAAPVPARPVGPFAGAGRVPVVVELFISEGCSSCPAADAALRELVRAQAVPGVEVIALGEHVDYWNRLGWKDGFSAPAYTARQRQYATSFGTGSYTPQAVANGRCELVGSRSADLVATVSKAAKVPQAVVSVAVLGSSAQVRVSSLPAGTAATEVLLAIIESGLASQIGCGENAGLLLGRVGADGSFTASPALTLAAGWKRPNLRVVALVQEIASRRIVGVATTSVVSE from the coding sequence ATGCTGGGCAGTTGGGCGGCACCGGTGCCGGCGCGGCCCGTGGGCCCCTTCGCGGGGGCCGGCCGGGTGCCCGTGGTGGTCGAGCTGTTCATTTCCGAAGGCTGCTCCAGCTGCCCGGCCGCCGATGCGGCCCTGCGTGAGCTGGTCCGGGCTCAGGCGGTGCCCGGTGTCGAAGTCATTGCCCTGGGCGAGCACGTCGACTACTGGAACCGGCTGGGGTGGAAGGATGGCTTCTCGGCTCCGGCCTACACCGCGCGGCAGCGGCAGTACGCCACCAGTTTCGGCACGGGTTCCTACACGCCCCAGGCCGTGGCGAATGGTCGCTGCGAGCTGGTGGGCAGTCGCTCTGCCGACTTGGTAGCCACCGTATCCAAAGCCGCCAAAGTGCCGCAGGCGGTGGTGTCGGTGGCAGTTTTGGGCAGTAGCGCACAGGTTCGGGTGAGCAGCTTGCCTGCCGGTACCGCTGCCACCGAGGTACTGCTGGCCATCATCGAGAGCGGGCTGGCTTCGCAGATTGGCTGCGGCGAAAATGCGGGCCTGCTGCTGGGCAGGGTAGGGGCCGACGGCTCCTTCACCGCCTCGCCGGCCCTCACCCTGGCTGCTGGCTGGAAGCGCCCCAATCTGCGGGTAGTAGCGCTGGTACAGGAAATTGCTTCGCGCCGCATTGTGGGCGTGGCCACTACGTCAGTAGTGAGTGAATAG
- a CDS encoding Cif family virulence factor, with the protein MAAFAQLPHEAVVAAEVAFATQATQTSTEAAFLANSSPTSLVTENGKLANAQEVWRTLPSRPGSKLTWYPVLADAAQSGDLGYTTGPWTMLQNNRPVSTGDYVTVWRKQLDGRWKFAVDMSIERIGAVPSQMATVARPRLMAAAATPSTAPSNIVLEVDSKFATAELMKPGATYQQYLSAEARLYRSGLSMMQGAAASANMKSIDGGYLFIANTGYLAAAGDLGYVVGSLHRPASTNHPEENGTFLRIWRREADASWRIALEMFDLVPIAGAAAAAAPAAPSPAVPAAGTTDPVPAKRAQ; encoded by the coding sequence ATGGCTGCCTTTGCCCAGTTGCCCCACGAGGCAGTAGTGGCGGCCGAAGTAGCATTTGCGACTCAAGCTACGCAAACAAGTACGGAAGCGGCGTTTCTGGCCAACAGCTCCCCCACCTCCCTGGTTACCGAAAACGGCAAGCTGGCCAACGCCCAGGAGGTGTGGCGTACGCTGCCCTCGCGCCCCGGCAGCAAGCTTACCTGGTACCCGGTGCTGGCCGATGCCGCGCAGTCGGGCGACTTGGGCTACACCACCGGCCCCTGGACCATGCTGCAAAACAACCGCCCGGTTTCGACCGGCGATTACGTGACCGTATGGCGCAAGCAGCTCGATGGGCGGTGGAAATTCGCGGTTGATATGAGCATTGAGCGCATTGGGGCCGTGCCTTCGCAGATGGCCACCGTGGCCCGGCCCCGCCTGATGGCCGCCGCGGCCACGCCCAGCACCGCGCCGTCCAATATTGTGCTCGAAGTCGATAGCAAATTTGCCACCGCCGAGCTCATGAAGCCCGGTGCCACCTACCAGCAATACCTGAGCGCCGAAGCCCGCCTCTACCGCTCGGGCCTGTCGATGATGCAGGGCGCGGCGGCTTCGGCCAACATGAAGTCCATCGACGGCGGCTACCTCTTCATTGCCAATACCGGCTACCTGGCCGCCGCCGGCGATTTGGGCTATGTGGTGGGCTCGCTGCACCGCCCGGCCAGCACCAACCACCCCGAGGAAAACGGCACTTTCCTGCGCATCTGGCGCCGTGAGGCCGATGCCAGCTGGCGTATTGCCCTGGAGATGTTCGACTTAGTGCCCATTGCCGGCGCGGCCGCAGCTGCTGCCCCGGCGGCCCCCTCGCCGGCCGTGCCGGCGGCGGGCACCACCGACCCGGTTCCCGCCAAGCGCGCCCAATAG
- a CDS encoding KdsC family phosphatase, whose protein sequence is MKLSDLTARARRIRLVLTDCDGVLTDGGVYYSERGEEMKRFNIRDGMGVERLRNHGILTGIMTGEMSPSVRTRAAKLRIEELHLGIKDKPTCLHEILARTGLTAEEVAFIGDDTNDVEILGLVGLSACPGDATSFARAVADFHCQTAGGHGCFRELAEFIIAAQAVK, encoded by the coding sequence ATGAAATTATCAGACCTCACTGCCCGAGCGCGCCGCATTCGCCTGGTGCTCACCGATTGCGACGGCGTGCTGACCGATGGCGGGGTGTACTATTCCGAGCGGGGCGAGGAAATGAAGCGGTTCAATATCCGCGACGGCATGGGCGTGGAACGCCTGCGTAACCACGGCATCCTGACGGGCATTATGACGGGCGAAATGTCGCCGTCGGTGCGTACCCGCGCCGCCAAGCTGCGCATTGAGGAGCTGCACCTGGGCATAAAAGACAAGCCCACCTGCCTACACGAAATTCTGGCTCGCACCGGCCTGACGGCCGAAGAAGTGGCCTTTATCGGCGACGATACCAACGATGTGGAGATTCTGGGCCTGGTCGGCCTGTCGGCCTGCCCCGGCGATGCCACGTCCTTTGCCCGCGCCGTGGCCGACTTTCACTGCCAGACGGCCGGTGGCCACGGCTGCTTCCGCGAGCTGGCCGAATTCATCATCGCAGCGCAAGCGGTGAAATAG
- a CDS encoding response regulator, giving the protein MIRLLLTDGDRLTREELRIGLGAAIGLEIVGEATTGEELLAQLPILSPTVVLLDLSLHGPDVFAVLAALREQYPQLRVLARGELTNERYVARTFDLGANGYILKSALLPELLHSLGTVAAGRPFLCSAIGLALLNRLYLARPVEGTVARLSLGLSKREMEVLSLVGEGLTNAEIALRLFTTSPLHYFTACAAMMNSASSRKQPWPPAVWQ; this is encoded by the coding sequence ATGATTCGTTTGCTACTTACCGATGGCGATAGGCTCACCCGCGAGGAGCTGCGCATCGGGTTGGGAGCTGCCATAGGCCTCGAAATAGTGGGCGAAGCCACGACGGGCGAGGAGCTGCTGGCCCAATTGCCCATCCTGAGCCCCACAGTAGTGCTGCTCGACCTGAGCCTGCACGGCCCCGATGTCTTCGCGGTGCTGGCGGCCCTGCGCGAGCAGTACCCCCAGCTGCGCGTGCTTGCCCGGGGCGAGCTCACCAACGAGCGCTACGTGGCCCGGACCTTCGATTTGGGGGCCAACGGCTACATCCTTAAATCGGCGCTGCTGCCGGAGCTTTTGCACAGCCTGGGTACCGTGGCGGCCGGCCGGCCGTTTTTGTGTTCGGCCATCGGCCTGGCTTTGCTAAACCGGTTATATCTGGCCCGGCCCGTTGAGGGCACCGTTGCCCGCCTGAGCCTGGGCCTGAGCAAGCGCGAAATGGAGGTGCTAAGCCTAGTGGGCGAAGGCCTCACCAACGCCGAAATCGCTCTGCGCCTATTCACCACCTCACCACTTCACTATTTCACCGCTTGCGCTGCGATGATGAATTCGGCCAGCTCGCGGAAGCAGCCGTGGCCACCGGCCGTCTGGCAGTGA